Proteins co-encoded in one Malus sylvestris chromosome 7, drMalSylv7.2, whole genome shotgun sequence genomic window:
- the LOC126628512 gene encoding DNA-binding protein BIN4-like isoform X2: MSTSREESPDWLRSFQVPKTHSPVELSSDSEASLDGVPSGEDKTDSSELFPRKSSKLTDEDENKVTGESVAESPSGKKLKRNSPKQRKKAEDQKSPKKKKLEISNEGEGNSDDAEVAEAEVAEEEPSGKHIEPHVSTSRLPLVLSEKVQRSKALVECEGESIDLSGDMGAVGRVIISDSKSADPEMYIDLKGTIYKTTIVPSRTFCVVSFGQSEAKIEAIMNDFIQLKPQSNVDEAETMVEGTLDGFSFDSEDEGDKLPKATPQQADQNEDAEEQNKGATKAKTKKASTVVRKRAKPAGGKPQPAKKPRKKPQVSKKAKGKK; this comes from the exons ATGAGCACGTCGAGGGAGGAGTCGCCAGATTGGCTGCGCTCTTTCCAG gTGCCCAAAACTCATTCACCAGTGGAATTATCCTCAGATTCCGAG GCTTCTCTGGATGGTGTTCCTTCGGGGGAGGATAAAACTGATTCCTCTGAATTGTTTCCACGTAAATCTTCTAAACTTACCGATGAAGATGAGAATAAAGTTACTGGGGAAAGTGTTGCAGAGTCTCCATCTGGTAAGAAATTAAAACGAAACTCTCCAAAGCAAAGGAAAAAAGCAGAAGATCAGAAATCCCCTAAAAAGAAGAAACTAGAGATATCCAATGAAGGAGAAG GAAACAGTGATGATGCAGAAGTTGCAGAGGCAGAAGTTGCAGAGGAAGAACCATCTGGGAAGCACATTGAGCCTCAT GTCTCCACCTCAAGGTTGCCTTTGGTGCTGTCTGAAAAAGTCCAACGCTCGAAG GCACTTGTtgagtgtgaaggagaatccaTAGATTTGAGTGGTGATATGGGTGCTGTAGGACGGGTAATTATTTCGGATTCCAAATCTGCGGATCCTGAAATGTACATTGATTTGAAAG GAACCATATACAAAACAACAATAGTTCCTTCCAGGACATTTTGTGTT gtTAGCTTTGGTCAGTCGGAGGCAAAG ATTGAAGCTATCATGAATGACTTCATTCAGTTGAAACCACAATCAAATGTTGATGAAGCTGAAACAATGGTTGAAG GAACCCTAGATGGTTTCTCGTTCGATTCAGAAGATGAGGGTGACAAACTTCCTAAAGCCACACCTCAACAAGCTGATCAAAACGAGGATGCTGAAGAGCAAAATAAGGGGGCAACCAAGGCAAAGACTAAGAAAGCATCG ACTGTTGTAAGGAAGAGAGCTAAACCTGCCGGAGGGAAGCCACAACCAGCAAAGAAACCAAGAAAGAAACCTCAAGTTTCCAAGAAGGCTAAGGGCAAGAAATGA
- the LOC126628512 gene encoding DNA-binding protein BIN4-like isoform X1 produces MSTSREESPDWLRSFQVPKTHSPVELSSDSEASLNGVPSGEDKPETHSPVELSSDSEASLDGVPSGEDKTDSSELFPRKSSKLTDEDENKVTGESVAESPSGKKLKRNSPKQRKKAEDQKSPKKKKLEISNEGEGNSDDAEVAEAEVAEEEPSGKHIEPHVSTSRLPLVLSEKVQRSKALVECEGESIDLSGDMGAVGRVIISDSKSADPEMYIDLKGTIYKTTIVPSRTFCVVSFGQSEAKIEAIMNDFIQLKPQSNVDEAETMVEGTLDGFSFDSEDEGDKLPKATPQQADQNEDAEEQNKGATKAKTKKASTVVRKRAKPAGGKPQPAKKPRKKPQVSKKAKGKK; encoded by the exons ATGAGCACGTCGAGGGAGGAGTCGCCAGATTGGCTGCGCTCTTTCCAG gTGCCCAAAACTCATTCACCAGTGGAATTATCCTCAGATTCCGAGGCTTCACTGAATGGTGTTCCCTCGGGGGAGGATAAACCAGAAACTCATTCCCCAGTGGAATTATCCTCAGATTCTGAGGCTTCTCTGGATGGTGTTCCTTCGGGGGAGGATAAAACTGATTCCTCTGAATTGTTTCCACGTAAATCTTCTAAACTTACCGATGAAGATGAGAATAAAGTTACTGGGGAAAGTGTTGCAGAGTCTCCATCTGGTAAGAAATTAAAACGAAACTCTCCAAAGCAAAGGAAAAAAGCAGAAGATCAGAAATCCCCTAAAAAGAAGAAACTAGAGATATCCAATGAAGGAGAAG GAAACAGTGATGATGCAGAAGTTGCAGAGGCAGAAGTTGCAGAGGAAGAACCATCTGGGAAGCACATTGAGCCTCAT GTCTCCACCTCAAGGTTGCCTTTGGTGCTGTCTGAAAAAGTCCAACGCTCGAAG GCACTTGTtgagtgtgaaggagaatccaTAGATTTGAGTGGTGATATGGGTGCTGTAGGACGGGTAATTATTTCGGATTCCAAATCTGCGGATCCTGAAATGTACATTGATTTGAAAG GAACCATATACAAAACAACAATAGTTCCTTCCAGGACATTTTGTGTT gtTAGCTTTGGTCAGTCGGAGGCAAAG ATTGAAGCTATCATGAATGACTTCATTCAGTTGAAACCACAATCAAATGTTGATGAAGCTGAAACAATGGTTGAAG GAACCCTAGATGGTTTCTCGTTCGATTCAGAAGATGAGGGTGACAAACTTCCTAAAGCCACACCTCAACAAGCTGATCAAAACGAGGATGCTGAAGAGCAAAATAAGGGGGCAACCAAGGCAAAGACTAAGAAAGCATCG ACTGTTGTAAGGAAGAGAGCTAAACCTGCCGGAGGGAAGCCACAACCAGCAAAGAAACCAAGAAAGAAACCTCAAGTTTCCAAGAAGGCTAAGGGCAAGAAATGA
- the LOC126628517 gene encoding chloroplastic import inner membrane translocase subunit HP30-2-like, with protein MEQGKQGAMVEKMVPPQNPIEEFQARFKELQAGVRGWLAKQSLPVEAAVVTLTSGAQGAAIGAFMGTLTNDVSSSLPTPPPQAGLNPQAMASFKQAQALAGGPLVQARNFAVMTGVNAGISCVMKRVRGKEDVQSSMVAAFGSGALFSLVSGMGGPNQAANAVTSGLFFALVQGGLFKLGQKFSQPPTEDISLTFYRKPVFILMNALPFVMQFHYSALRDVKIPPGPRLLILDHIQRDPEIKERRG; from the exons ATGGAACAAGGAAAACAGGGAGCTATGGTGGAGAAGATGGTGCCTCCTCAGAACCCTATTGAGGAATTCCAGGCTCGCTTCAAGGAGCTGCAGGCTGGCGTCAGGGGGTGGCTGGCCAAGCAATCTCTGCCCGTCGAGGCCGCCGTCGTCACACTCACCAGCGGTGCTCAGGGCGCCGCCATCGGCGCCTTCATGGGTACCCTCACCAACGAtgtttcttcctctcttcccACTCCTCCTCCTCAGGCCGGCCTCAACCCCCAAGCCATGGCCTCTTTCAAGCAAGctcag GCCCTTGCAGGTGGTCCGTTGGTCCAAGCTCGCAACTTTGCTGTTATGACTGGTGTCAATGCCGGCATATCCTGTGTCATGAAAAGAGTGAGAGGCAAGGAGGATGTCCAGTCTAG CATGGTGGCTGCTTTTGGTTCCGGAGCCCTGTTTTCACTTGTGAGCGGCATGGGTGGCCCCAATCAAGCAGCAAATGCGGTTACTTCTGGACTCTTCTTTGCACTTGTTCAAGGTGGACTTTTCAAG TTGGGGCAAAAATTTTCTCAACCACCTACCGAAGATATATCACTCACATTCTATCGTAAA CCTGTATTCATTTTAATGAACGCCCTTCCATTCGTCATGCAATTTCATTACAGTGCTCTTAGAGACGTGAAAATCCCTCCCGGACCCAGGCTTCTCATTCTCGATCACATTCAGAG GGACCCGGAGATAAAAGAGAGGCGAGGATAG